One window of Phycodurus eques isolate BA_2022a chromosome 17, UOR_Pequ_1.1, whole genome shotgun sequence genomic DNA carries:
- the LOC133416212 gene encoding claudin-15-like encodes MNPVVEAFAFFLGFLGWLMVGIALPNRYWRVSTVDGNVITTSTIYENLWMSCATDSTGVHNCRDFPSLLALSGYLQASRALMIAAIVFGTLGLVGTLVGMQCSKIGGDNYFLKGRIAAIGGVFFLLQGMCTMIAVSWYAANITQEFFDQFYAGTKYEIGEGLYIGWSSAVLALCGGGCLICACSFHEPGEKRPYPYQPSSRGRALSTTSRSAPSNYGRNAYV; translated from the exons ATGAATCCCGTAGTGGAAGCGTTTGCCTTCTTCCTGGGCTTTCTGGGATGGCTGATGGTCGGGATCGCCCTTCCGAATCGCTACTGGAGAGTGTCGACGGTGGACGGTAACGTTATCACCACGTCCACCATCTACGAGAATCTCTGGATGTCCTGCGCCACCGACTCGACGGGAGTTCACAACTGCCGCGATTTTCCGTCGTTGCTCGCACTAAGCG GGTACTTACAAGCCTCTCGAGCACTAATGATTGCCGCAATTGTGTTCGGGACGTTGGGGCTCGTGGGAACTCTGGTTGGAATGCAGTGCTCGAAGATCGGAGGAGACAACTACTTTCTGAAGGGGAGGATTGCCGCAATTGGAGGGGTGTTCTTCCTGCTACAGG GCATGTGCACCATGATTGCTGTGTCTTGGTATGCAGCCAACATCACACAGGAGTTCTTTGACCAGTTCTACGCAGGGACAAA GTACGAGATCGGAGAAGGTTTGTACATCGGCTGGTCCTCGGCCGTACTCGCCCTGTGTGGAGGCGGATGTCTGATATGCGCGTGCAGTTTTCATGAGCCAGGTGAAAAAAG GCCTTATCCATACCAGCCGTCCTCCAGGGGACGCGCGCTGTCCACTACATCCCGGTCTGCCCCCAGCAACTACGGAAGAAATGCGTACGTGTGA